The window GAAAAGTACTCAAATAAGAATTCtgcaaaatcattttcttttacaacaaaaacatcaaatatCCAgggaactttatttttaaaccataaaTCAAACAGACACAGCTTTCATTGACCCAAACATGCATAATCCAACCTGAATATAAAATGCACTCAATAGGTAAATTACATGAGATACAAAGGGAATGTAATTTTACAAATGTGAAATGATTGCTATAGCAatttaacaaattaattaaaatattctatgtttgaaaacaaaaactaccTCAAAGCCAATTATCTATAGTAAACCGAGGGAAATTCTGGTATGGAATGATTTGATTCAACGGAAATAAGGCACCTGCTATAAATTTAGAGAATATCTTTCACTTTtaaagttataataataaaatagaattagtTAACCAAGACTTGCTTCAGAGGGAGAATCAAGTGCATGGAATCACTTATGGGTGAAGAGGCAGGTAAACATCAGTGATGACCCTGCACACCCACAGCCAGCTTTTTTTCCTGTTCCAATACACCTAAGTTCCTGAACATCCCTAACCACCTTTCCTTCACTCTCCTCCACATCTGAGGGGAGACAAAGTCCCCCGTGAGGTTTACACTGCTTACAGAACAGGTAGCAAATTTCCCTTCTGTTCCTTTGAAAACAGGTTATTAACAAAGCAAACACAAGCAGGCCTCTTCCAGTTCACACCCAGACATAGCTCGGCGTCTGCACCGAGGTCTGGCTAAGCACATACACAGTCAGGACCTGTAGTTCTCGGCAGACCAGAAAGCCCCAGACCTGCCTCGTCACTCTCACTGTCACTGTTAGTAAAAAGGATCAATCACAACCTGCAAAGTCACACAAAGGAAGACTAGACTGATCTGTATCAGTAAACTCATTTAATTCCGAAAGCTACTTTAGATCGACAGACTTAAGTGCCCTAAGGGCATTTCAATCGTAACATTTTAGTTCATGTGCCTTTTGGGTATTAAAAGTGCAATTAACACGCTAAGGTATCTTATGGCACACTGGACTCAGCATGTTCTGAGGAGGCATTGATTTCTTATGGTCTTTCCCCCTTAAGTTTTGTCTAGCACGGAAACCCCTTTGAGAAGTTAATTCTGGTGAAATCAGTATAACATAAGCAAACCTTCCCTAATTTCATTCCATGACAGCTTTGAGTGAAATGCAGTCACTGATTAAGTTACAAATGCTCAACCGAGTCTCAAATGGGACCTCAGGTGACTGTACTTACTCATGCAAAATTCAAGGCTGTGTAACAGAAGCATCACCCTTAAAACAGATGCAGCTGCAAGCATCTCTACTTCTATTATGCCCTTGAAGCCCTTAAAAAATTTTAGGTGACAATGATTGTGGTAAAACTAGGCTGAATAGTTGTCTATTTATAAGCACCTTATTATAGGATAGTCACATAACCCTATAATGGAGTGTGCTTTCAATTCAAGAGTAATAAAGTGCCTAGCTATATAAAACCTTAAGATTCCAAAATTTAAATTAAGCTAATTGCATTTACACATTAGGGCTAACAAAATCTATACCGTCTACACAGATTTAATCTAATTAGCCATAAGTTTTAATAACCACAATAAAACCCATTCTGTACTGAATAAGTACAGTCTACTATTGGAACTTAATAATCAAATTTTATTGCTTTATTCATGTGGTGCTTTTGCAAGGCACTGTGGTATGGACTAGAAAACCTGGAATGATTCTTGAGGAAACCTTGGAATGCCACATGAAGGATGATGTGAAAACGTCattctgaggcaggatgatttaCTGAATTGTTTTTAACTAGGGCATCGAACATCAGGAATGAGTTCAAGCTAAAATTCACAGGAGAATGGAAACATCTTAAGGTCAGTCACTTCACATGCCCATCCTGATACTTTGAATAATCTGGAaaattgctgtaaagagaaagagagaatattaaaataaGCTGACTAGAACAGGTCTGTCAACAGAAAAGTAATCTACTACAGTAGCTGCAGAATCCAGAAAATTGTCACAAATGCTAATCTAACTTTATGATAACACGAAGTGAAGGCAGGCtcacataattaaataattaatgcCTTTACATTATTATCTTGTGGTGCTGGGGTGGTACCCAGGGCCCcatgcatgctgggtaagtacTCTGCAACTGGGCTTTATCTGCAACTCAATTTATTTCATCATCAAAGGTTCCTTGGATTTTACCTGTAAGGTGTCCAAGAGGGCTTCCAGACAGAAATTATTCTAGAAGTTAAAAGCACCAAAACAAACGAGTTTTTCTAACACAGacttatttcaatttatttctcaAAATCCTTAAAGGCCTGGTTTCTAATGTCTGCATATTTCTTCATTCTCACAAAGCTGAAATTCAATAATCTTTGGGTTATATAAACTAGTTGGCTCTTGGCCATATATCAAGAAAGCTTCCAGTTGTTAAGTTTAGgagaaagacaaagcaaaatgTGAAATGGAAACCCCAGTAACTGTAGAATGTGGAAAACAAAAGCATCTACCTCAATATTAAAGCAACACACGGGGCAGAAAGATATTCTGTAACACATCTGCAGAGGCAAGGGTCTACCACCGTAAAAGCAGCCTGCCTTAGTAACTAAGTTTTCTCAACATACATTTTATTAACCTGAAAACATTTGTCTTATACATTAAATTGCCAAAGAAGTATGTTTCCTCCACAGTCAATCAATTCTTTGGACTGTCTTACTTTATATACTTAGTTTTTGACATAGAGACCTTAGATGCTGATACAGTTCAATCGAGTTCTAGGATCCAGATGTTCGCGATATTCTTAAGATTTTTGCAACACCATTGATAATGGAATTACAAATCATTCTTGTTCCAAGAGTTGTttggtctttaatttcttccaacTGATCATTAGGAAgatctgatctctctctctctctctttttaatcttttatgtGCACAAATCAAGGTGGGAGAAATTTCTCGGGCACCACCCTCTGTGATACAAGTAACTTGGTTCACAGGAAACAATTCTGAGAAACTCTCAGCAGGTGGGTTGAGAACAACGCGTGCATAGCACTCACCACTGAATGGTCACCACGTCATTCCAAACCAAGAGAGCCTCTAAACACTTACCAGagccacaaacaacaaaaatgaagaggGCCAATAACCAGGGTCCTACCGACGCTTTCTCTTCGGGGGCATTTCTCTGCAAAAAGGAAAAGCCAGTTTCAAATGCAGAGAAACCACTTGGATCCCAGGTTCCCGCGGCCTGCAACCCAGTGCCAGGTTGCCGACTCCGCTTCTCACAGATCTCATAGATCTCTCTTCCCGCCCCAGATTCCACCGCAGCTGGAGTCCAGAGTCAGGCGGGTCTGGGGAGAACTCGCCGCGGCCCCGGCGTGGCGCGGGCCTCGGTCCCCCGGTCCCGGCTTCGGAATGGAGAGGGGTGCCCGCTTTTCCTTACCGAGGTCTTGGCGACGTTGCCGCGCTGAGTGATGTTCTTGCTGTGCTTCTCGTTGGCCATACGGATCCTCTGCTTGGCGACCATCTTCGCGGCGCCACCTGCCCCCAGGAACCTCTCGGACTCGCTCTTTCGCCGCTCCCGGGCCGCCGGGAGGCTCGGCTCGCGGTGCCTACGCTACCGACGGCCACTGGGCCTGGATGCCGAGCGCCGGAGCACCGGAGGGCCGGCAGCCGCCAACCACCGCGGTCTGAGCTTCCTAGGGGCGGCGCGCTGGGGGAGAGCGGGCCGCGGGGCCGAGAAGCAAGAGCCCAACAACCGGACAGCGCAGCCGGCAACCTCGAACTACTCCGGGTTCCGCTGCCAACGTCAGCACTGGGCAGACCCCGCCCCGCGGAAGTGCGGGCTCCGCCCGCTCTAGAGAGGGAGGGCGAGGACGGGCCGCAGCCTCAGCCCGGCCCTTCCACGCTCCGGAAAGCGAGGACCCAGAGCTGCGCGTGCGCGCGCAGAGACCGGAAGTAAATCGGCCCCGACGCTGCCGGCGCCGGAAACACCAACTTGCTGTCTCTAAGCTTGGGGAGACGTGTAGAGGCCGGGTTCGGCCTTCATTGAACTCTCACCCCAGCGCGTGGGTTTCTCTTTCCGGGACAAGATGGCGCCGTCCACTCCGCTGTTGACAGGTGAGTTCCAGAAGAGCGAGAGGCTCTTTCTTCGGGGTggtttcttcctgtgtctttgcGCTGGAGAATTACCTGGCAAGCCTTGGAGGCCGTCTTGCTTTTTCTCGTGGCTAGCGGAAGGGCCAGAATGTCTTTTGATTTATTCGATAATAGCATGGCGATGGCAAGTGAAGCCTCCGCCTCTAGTACGCCCTCCTCCCACTTATCCACGTCCATCATTCTCCATCATCCACAGGAATAGACAGACTACAGAAAGTGCTGGTTAGATGTGTGACCTCTGGTCCGCAGTACTAGTgttgcttggacctgcctctataATAGAAGAAACGCGACCCCACACATCAAATTCATCTGAACTTAATTAAAAATTACGTActgcttttttcttatttttatttttttatgagctTTGTAGAACTGAATAGGGAGCGAGCAAATGCTAGTACAGGTTAGATTTCATGATGAAGATGTGTCTTAGGGTGGCAGCATTGAGCAGGATGATGTTATTCTAACGTTTTCTGTTGAAGCACTTGTGAGCATTTTAGAAGTAGAACTTGAGAAGACTCTTGGGAATTTGAAGCTGGCACAGTCTGTAgtgctttaaagaaaataaactcttcGACAACATCGGGGAAGGACGAGATCAATAGGAAAAAAGCATATTTTTGAGAATTGGGAGTTATGTCCTTCTGAGGCATGTTAAAGCTTTTATACTTCTTGCCATTTTAGGAATACATTTTAAGATCCATGCGTACTACTATTCATGTAGACTATCATAATTTATTCACCAAATATTTATAAGATGGTAGCTATAATCCGCTAAACACTATGCCAGACtgagattattttgttttgtttagatttattatttaatttatgtgtctgtgtgtgagcatgtacatGGGAGTGCAGGCCCTAAGAGTgtgggattccctggagctggagttacagttgtgagccccaCCCTAAgggagtgctgagaactgaacccgggtcttctggaagagcagcaagtactcttaat is drawn from Onychomys torridus chromosome 6, mOncTor1.1, whole genome shotgun sequence and contains these coding sequences:
- the Serp1 gene encoding stress-associated endoplasmic reticulum protein 1 gives rise to the protein MVAKQRIRMANEKHSKNITQRGNVAKTSRNAPEEKASVGPWLLALFIFVVCGSAIFQIIQSIRMGM